The following proteins are encoded in a genomic region of Oncorhynchus keta strain PuntledgeMale-10-30-2019 chromosome 35, Oket_V2, whole genome shotgun sequence:
- the LOC118368877 gene encoding prostaglandin reductase 1-like isoform X1, which produces MVPEMRVHSCPKQRAMVQSKTWVLARHFEGFPEDSNFELKLEQQPEPKDGEVLLEALFLSVDPYMRPFSRLRMKEGGVMIGTQVAKVIQSNNSAFPIGCHVVGRCGWRTHTVSDGTGLTRLLSDWPQDIPMSLALGAIGMPGLTALYGLEEVLGLQAGDTLLVNAAAGAVGSTVGQIAKIKGCRVVGSTGSDAKVAFLKELGFDEAFNYKTVSSLEEALKSASPDGYHCFFENVGGSFSSVAIPQMKEFGRIALCGVISTYNDTTPQTGPYPHLTMIFKQLKMEGFLVGRWEHKNQEALRRLMAWKREGKLQCHEHVTEGFENMPAAFMGMLQGENIGKAIVKV; this is translated from the exons ATGGTTCCTGAAATGAGGG TTCACAGTTGTCCAAAGCAAAGAGCCATGGTTCAATCCAAGACCTGGGTCCTGGCCCGTCACTTTGAAGGCTTCCCGGAGGACAGCAACTTTGAGCTGAAGCTGGAGCAGCAGCCAGAGCCTAAAGATGGAG AGGTGCTTCTCGAGGCACTGTTTCTCAGTGTGGATCCATACATGAG ACCGTTCAGCCGACTGCGTATGAAAGAGGGGGGAGTGATGATCGGAACTCAAGTGGCCAA GGTGATCCAGAGCAACAACTCAGCCTTCCCAATTGGGTGCCATGTGGTTGGTAGATGTGGCTGGAGGACACACACTGTGTCTGATGGGACAGGCCTGACACGCCTTCTGTCTGACTGGCCACAGGACATCCCAATGTCCCTAGCGCTGGGGGCCATCGGCATGCCTGG GTTAACAGCCCTGTACGGTCTGGAGGAGGTGCTGGGGCTGCAGGCTGGAGACACCCTCCTGGTGAACGCTGCAGCTGGGGCCGTGGGCTCCACTGTGGGCCAGATCGCTAAGATCAAGGGCTGCAGGGTGGTGGGCTCCACCGGGTCTGACGCCAAG GTGGCCTTCCTCAAGGAGCTGGGCTTCGATGAGGCCTTCAACTACAAAACAGTCAGCTCTCTGGAGGAGGCCCTGAAGAGTGCCTCACCTGACGGATACCACTGCTTCTTTGAGAAC GTGGGAGGATCTTTCTCTAGTGTGGCCATCCCTCAGATGAAGGAGTTTGGAAGGATAGCCTTGTGCGGGGTCATCTCAACATACAACGACACCACTCCACAAACAG GCCCCTACCCCCACCTGACCATGATCTTTAAGCAGCTGAAGATGGAGGGCTTTCTGGTGGGCAGGTGGGAGCATAAGAACCAAGAGGCTCTGAGGAGACTGATGGCCTGGAAGAGGGAG GGGAAACTGCAGTGTCATGAGCATGTCACTGAAGGCTTTGAGAACATGCCTGCTGCCTTTATGGGAATGCTGCAGGGAGAAAACATTGGAAAAGCCATTGTTAAAGTTTAG
- the LOC118368877 gene encoding prostaglandin reductase 1-like isoform X2 has protein sequence MVQSKTWVLARHFEGFPEDSNFELKLEQQPEPKDGEVLLEALFLSVDPYMRPFSRLRMKEGGVMIGTQVAKVIQSNNSAFPIGCHVVGRCGWRTHTVSDGTGLTRLLSDWPQDIPMSLALGAIGMPGLTALYGLEEVLGLQAGDTLLVNAAAGAVGSTVGQIAKIKGCRVVGSTGSDAKVAFLKELGFDEAFNYKTVSSLEEALKSASPDGYHCFFENVGGSFSSVAIPQMKEFGRIALCGVISTYNDTTPQTGPYPHLTMIFKQLKMEGFLVGRWEHKNQEALRRLMAWKREGKLQCHEHVTEGFENMPAAFMGMLQGENIGKAIVKV, from the exons ATGGTTCAATCCAAGACCTGGGTCCTGGCCCGTCACTTTGAAGGCTTCCCGGAGGACAGCAACTTTGAGCTGAAGCTGGAGCAGCAGCCAGAGCCTAAAGATGGAG AGGTGCTTCTCGAGGCACTGTTTCTCAGTGTGGATCCATACATGAG ACCGTTCAGCCGACTGCGTATGAAAGAGGGGGGAGTGATGATCGGAACTCAAGTGGCCAA GGTGATCCAGAGCAACAACTCAGCCTTCCCAATTGGGTGCCATGTGGTTGGTAGATGTGGCTGGAGGACACACACTGTGTCTGATGGGACAGGCCTGACACGCCTTCTGTCTGACTGGCCACAGGACATCCCAATGTCCCTAGCGCTGGGGGCCATCGGCATGCCTGG GTTAACAGCCCTGTACGGTCTGGAGGAGGTGCTGGGGCTGCAGGCTGGAGACACCCTCCTGGTGAACGCTGCAGCTGGGGCCGTGGGCTCCACTGTGGGCCAGATCGCTAAGATCAAGGGCTGCAGGGTGGTGGGCTCCACCGGGTCTGACGCCAAG GTGGCCTTCCTCAAGGAGCTGGGCTTCGATGAGGCCTTCAACTACAAAACAGTCAGCTCTCTGGAGGAGGCCCTGAAGAGTGCCTCACCTGACGGATACCACTGCTTCTTTGAGAAC GTGGGAGGATCTTTCTCTAGTGTGGCCATCCCTCAGATGAAGGAGTTTGGAAGGATAGCCTTGTGCGGGGTCATCTCAACATACAACGACACCACTCCACAAACAG GCCCCTACCCCCACCTGACCATGATCTTTAAGCAGCTGAAGATGGAGGGCTTTCTGGTGGGCAGGTGGGAGCATAAGAACCAAGAGGCTCTGAGGAGACTGATGGCCTGGAAGAGGGAG GGGAAACTGCAGTGTCATGAGCATGTCACTGAAGGCTTTGAGAACATGCCTGCTGCCTTTATGGGAATGCTGCAGGGAGAAAACATTGGAAAAGCCATTGTTAAAGTTTAG